Proteins encoded in a region of the Primulina huaijiensis isolate GDHJ02 unplaced genomic scaffold, ASM1229523v2 scaffold2303, whole genome shotgun sequence genome:
- the LOC140967023 gene encoding MLP-like protein 423: MMASTFSVEVEMKSNPEKVWDWVYNFTICAPREFPQVFTSVEVREGDGNNAGTVRLIKYPQGSPIANLAEKLEVVDEDNKTINYTFAGGDVLNFYKSFNGTVTVSPLKGDGTLLKYYGKFQRVNEENPIPESIEEFLNFGLRALDNHLFKQK; encoded by the exons ATGATGGCATCCACGTTTTCTGTAGAAGTAGAAATGAAATCTAATCCAGAAAAGGTGTGGGATTGGGTGTACAATTTCACCATTTGTGCTCCAAGGGAGTTCCCCCAAGTGTTCACGAGCGTTGAGGTACGCGAAGGGGATGGAAACAATGCTGGCACCGTGCGTTTGATCAAATATCCACAAG GATCGCCGATAGCCAATCTCGCGGAGAAGCTGGAAGTGGTGGATGAAgataataaaacaataaattacaCGTTTGCTGGTGGGGATGTCCTCAATTTCTACAAGAGCTTCAATGGCACTGTAACTGTAAGTCCCTTGAAGGGCGATGGAACCCTCCTGAAATATTATGGCAAATTTCAAAGGGTGAACGAAGAAAATCCCATTCCAGAAAGCATCGAGGAATTCCTCAATTTTGGTTTACGTGCTTTGGATAATCATCTTTTcaagcaaaaataa